AACTATGATATTCTGTATCGTTGTCGCAGCATGTAATCTATTCGTGTTAAATGGGTACGATGTTAAAACACAAGCCGCATTTATAGGTACAATCATCACAACGCTTATATTAATTCTAGCTATATATATTTCAGTGAACGTAGGCCATTTACAAGGCTTCGCGACAGAACAACAAGACGAAACATATGTATACTCTATGAATATCGGCATCGATATGGTTCAATTCATGATATTTACTATTGTGCTTGCTGTGATCGCTGCTGTCATTGATTTAGCTATCACCATCAGTTCACCCATGTATGAATTAAATGATACTAACCCAAATTTAAGTCAACATCAATTATTTCAATCAGGCATGCGTGTAGGTAGAGAAATTCTAGCAACATCTGCAAACACTATATATTTAGCTTATTTCGGAGGCCAATTGACATTATTCTTTTGGTTCTTCAAATTAAATTATTCATTTGGTCATATTATCAACTCGAAAATCTTTGCCCAAGAATTTATTTCAATTCTATTCGGAGGTATTGCTGTTGCTATTAGTATTCCTATCACAGCTTGGGTAACTGCTTTTTTAATTAAAAGACAATCAACTGCTATCAAATAAAATGAAGCAGCATATAAGGAGGTTGTTACAAACGTCCTATATGCTGCTTTTTATAATGGATATGACATTACATACACAGGCTTCCCTATCATCGTTGACTCACCTATATGATAATATCCAGCTTGTTCATATAAATGGATGGCTCTTGGATTATCGATGTTTACAGTCAATACAATTTCATTGATATGTGGATAGAAATGCTTTATATAAGTACTCAGTTGATGGATGACATGTTTCCCTACACCTTTACCCCTGTATCGTGCATCAACAGTAAATGATCTAAAGAAAATCGCTTTTGGATTAGTAGAATATGGTGCTGGTCCATCTCCTTCATGTAAAGTGAAAAATGCAACACACTGTTGTCCTTCCATAACCAATGTTGGATATCTATTTTCATTCGTTTTAGCAGACTCCAAGTTTTCCAACGGTGTTTTTGTATAGCGTGAATCTTCTTCAGAGAGTTGTATTGATTGAACAGCTTCAAAAAATTGTGGTTGATATGCTTTTATTTCCATATTGTCTCCTTTTATTGACCTGACATTTCTTTTATCCAAGTTAAAACTGCTGGTGCAATATACTCTGAATCATTTTTATCAAACCACTTAATATCAGTAATTTCATTATGCGTATGTATCTTATCCCAATTAATTGATACTGTTGCTCGATAGCCATTTAACTCTGTTAACATATTTTCTTGAGGATATGCTTTTCCAACGACTGTACCTATATAAGACAATTCTTTATCTGACAGTTCTAGCTTTAATTCTTCTTTCAATTCTCTTTTTAAAGCTTGTAATTGTGTTTCTCCTTCATCAATTTTACCACCCGGGAAATAATATTTTTCACGATGACGTACTTGTACAAGTAATATTTGATCTTCTGTTTCCTCTACTAAGCAAACACATTTAATCATAACTTAACTCCTTTCTGCAAATACTTCTAACATCAAAATATATTTAGTTTTATGTTATCATAATTTCGCAAAATCTTTCTCCT
The DNA window shown above is from Staphylococcus sp. M0911 and carries:
- a CDS encoding YibE/F family protein, which gives rise to MSAITILGLILLVLMIIFGGKKGLVSFATLFLNFIVLVISILMIIFGVPIYITTMIFCIVVAACNLFVLNGYDVKTQAAFIGTIITTLILILAIYISVNVGHLQGFATEQQDETYVYSMNIGIDMVQFMIFTIVLAVIAAVIDLAITISSPMYELNDTNPNLSQHQLFQSGMRVGREILATSANTIYLAYFGGQLTLFFWFFKLNYSFGHIINSKIFAQEFISILFGGIAVAISIPITAWVTAFLIKRQSTAIK
- a CDS encoding GNAT family N-acetyltransferase; this translates as MEIKAYQPQFFEAVQSIQLSEEDSRYTKTPLENLESAKTNENRYPTLVMEGQQCVAFFTLHEGDGPAPYSTNPKAIFFRSFTVDARYRGKGVGKHVIHQLSTYIKHFYPHINEIVLTVNIDNPRAIHLYEQAGYYHIGESTMIGKPVYVMSYPL
- a CDS encoding NUDIX domain-containing protein — encoded protein: MIKCVCLVEETEDQILLVQVRHREKYYFPGGKIDEGETQLQALKRELKEELKLELSDKELSYIGTVVGKAYPQENMLTELNGYRATVSINWDKIHTHNEITDIKWFDKNDSEYIAPAVLTWIKEMSGQ